The stretch of DNA TTATGTCTTGGATTATAATGTAGAGAAAGCTAAAGTTCAATTTGAACAAGCAAAATCGATGTTAACAAGTTTTGAACATTGGTTCGGTCCTTATCCATTTTATGAAGATTCTTTTAAAATGATCGAATCACCACATTTAGGAATGGAACATCAATCCGGAATTGCTTATGGAAATCGTTTTGAGAATGGATATTTAGGAAATGATTTATCCAATACAGGATGGGGATTGAAATGGGATTTTATAATTATTCATGAAGCAGGACATGAATGGTTTGGTAATAATATTACGAACAAAGATGTAGCTGATATGTGGATTCATGAAGGTTTTACATCCTATTCAGAATCCCTATATACTGAATCCTTATTTGGAAAACAAGCTGGTTCAGATTATGTGATTGGAACGCGTTATTCAATTGCTAATGAAAAACCATTGATTGGGATTTATGGCGTTAATCATGAAGGACCTACAGACATGTACAATAAGGGAGCAAATATGATTCATACATTCCGTACATGGTTGAATGATGATGTCAAATTTCGTGAAATCCTTCGTGGCATGAATAAAACATTCTATCATCAAACTGTCACTACAAAACAAATTGAAGATTATTTAGCGCAACAATCAGGGTTGGATTTAAAATTATTTTTTGATCAATACCTAAGAACGCCTCGCATTCCTCTATTGGAAATTAAACAAGAAGGAAAAGATATTTTATACCGTTACAATTATGTGGTAGATGGATTTAATATGCCAGTACGTTTGGTTGGGGATCAAATTACATTATACCCAACGCAGGAGTGGAAAGTGTTAAAAGAAGGAAAGTTTAAATCATCATTTGATGTAGAAGTAAATCCGAATTATTATATTGACACGTTTGTCATCAAATAAATCGATACAGAATAAATATCAGCAATTTCTATTGTCTGATGCACTAAATTTGTCTCATGAAAAAATACGTTGCTTATGCAATAGCCTCAGGGCTTTTATTATCGGCAGGTTGGTCATCGTATGGTTTTCCGTTGTTACTCTTCTTTGGATTCGTTCCATTGATGTTAGCCGAACATCAGATTACTCAACGTGCACAATACAAAAAGAAAGCACGCAAAGTTTTTGGATTATCGTTACTATCATTCCTAATTTGGAATGCCATCGTTATTTGGTGGTTGCATTATGCACAACAAGCAGATGCCAATGGTGATTTTCATAATTCGTGGGTATCCTATATTGGACCTGTGATCGCCAATTCATTATTAATGAGTGGATGTTTTATGCTGTATCATTTTGTGAAGCGTAAAGCAGGAAATTTATATGGATTAATCTTTTTACCTGCGGTTTGGATGTCATTTGAAAAAATGCATCTGAATTGGGAATTGGCATGGCCATGGTTTAATTTAGGAAATGGGTTTGCTCGATTTTATGAATGGGTCCAATGGTACGAATTTACAGGTACGTTTGGAGGAACATTGTGGATTTGGTTGGTAAATATTACAGCCTTTTACTATATCACAGCTTACATCAACAAAAAAGAGATGAAGTATGTGAACAAATTAGGGATGTATGTATTGCCTATGATTTTAGTTCCAATTGGAATTTCATACATCATGTATGCCACATATGAAGAAAAAGGAGAACCATTACATGCATTAGTTCTTCAACCAAATTTGGATCCTTATACAGAAAAGTATGAAAAAGATGGATTACAAATTTATGATGAGGTAAAACAATTGGCGATTCAAAATATTAAACCAGAAACGCAATTTGTTGTTGCACCAGAAACATCTATTCCGGGTTCTTCGTATTTGGTATTTGATAATATGTACAAAGATTTAATTGTACAAGATATCCGCCAATGGACGGGAATGAAGAAAGACCTGAATTTCGTCTTTGGAGCCTCAGTGATTCGTTTTTATCCAACCCCATCATTAGCATCTGAAACGGCTTCTGTCATGCCGGATGGAATCACTTGGTATGATAGCTTCAACTCAGCATTACAAGTGAACGGAAATGATTCAATTTCGATTTATCATAAGTCAAAATTAGTCGTTGGTGTAGAAAATTTTCCATATCGTAGCATTTTAATGCCAATTATTGGAGAATTTATGCTTAACTTTGGCGGCACAACAAAAACGTTAGGTGTTCAACCTACTCGTTCTGTTTTTAATAATAAAACAAACGACGCTTCTGTCGCTCCGATAATATGTTACGAATCGATTTTCGGAGAGTATGTGACAGACTATGTGAGAGCGGGTGCGAATGTTTTATTCACGATGACCAATGATTCTTGGTGGGGCTACACCGATGGACATCGTCAATTACTATTATATGGTAATTTAAGAGCCATTGAAAACAGACGCGCTATTGTTCGATCAGCAAACTCCGGAGTTTCGGCTTTCGTGAATCAGCGAGGAGATATCATGAAGTCAATTCCATATGGAGAGCAAGGGGCTTTAAATGGTACCGTATTGATGAATAGTGAGTTAACGTTTTATTCGAAGTATGGTGATTATCTAGCGAGAATAGCTTTATTGGTAATGGGAATTATCTTAGCTTATACTTTCGCTCAGAAACTGCTATACCAAAAGAATACGAAAAAAAATAAGAAATAATAACCTAAAAGAGTTGCTTAAGTAATTTATAATTTGTTACTTTGCACTCCGTTTAAAATAAGACAAGAAAAGGAAATGTCAAAAATTTGTCAAATTACAGGTAAGAAAAGATTAGTTGGAAACAATGTTTCTCACGCTAATAACAAAACAAAGCGCACATTTGAGGTAAACTTATTCTCAAAAAGATTTTTTATGCCAGAAGCTGGTGAGTGGATTACATTAAAAGTTTCTGCACACGGTTTAAAAATAATCAACAAATTAGGTGTTGATGAGGCTGTTAGACGTGCACGTAAAGAAGGTTTAATCAAATAATTTAAGACACGATGGCTAAAAAAGGAAACAGAGTACAAGTTATTTTAGAGTGTACAGAGCATAAAGAAAGTGGTATGCCAGGAATGTCTCGTTATATCACTACAAAAAACAAAAAAAATACTCCTGATCGTATCGAGTTGAAAAAATTCAACCCAGTATTAAAGAAGTATACAGTTCACAAAGAGATTAAATAATAAAACTTTAGACGATGGCAAAGAAAACCGTAGCAACATTACAAACTGGGTCAAAGAAAATGACTAAAGTTATTAAGATGGTAAAATCTCCTAAAACTGGAGCTTACGTATTTGTTGAAAAAGTAGTAAACGCTGACGAAGCAGATTCTTTCTTTGCGAAATAATCTTTTGGCATTACTTACAATATAATATATTAAGAGCTGCTCTATCAAATAGAGCAGCTTTTTTTATTCGTTCAATTTATTGTATCTTCGTACAGAATTTTTAAGATAAATTAACTTTTAATGAGTTGGTTCAAAAAAATATTAGGTAAAGAAAGCAAAGAAAAGTTAGATGAAGGGTTAGAAAAATCTAGTTCATCTTTCTTTGATAAAATATCTCGTGCGGTCGTTGGTAAATCTAAAGTTGATGATGAGGTATTAGACGATTTAGAAGAAGTGTTAATCTCTTCAGACGTGGGTGTTGAGACAACAATCAAAGTCATTCGTCGCATCGAAGAACGTGTAGCACGTGATAAATATGTATCGACATCAGAATTAGATAAAATCTTACGCGAGGAAATTGCTGGATTATTGTCTGAAAATAATGTAGAAGATTCCAATGGTTTTGCTATTCCTAAAAAGAACGTACCTTATGTAATTATGGTCGTTGGGGTGAATGGAGTAGGAAAAACAACGACAATTGGTAAATTAGCTTCTCAATTCAAATCACAAGGATTAAAGGTTGTTTTAGGTGCAGCAGATACTTTCCGTGCAGCAGCTGTGGATCAATTGGTGATTTGGTCAGAGCGTGCAGATGTACCAATTGTTAAACAAGCCATGGGATCTGATCCCGCATCAGTTGCTTTCGATACCATTCAATCAGCCGTTGCTCAGAATGCTGATGTGGTATTAATTGATACCGCAGGGCGTTTACATAATAAAATTAATTTGATGAACGAGTTATCGAAAATCAAACGTGTCATGCAAAAGGTCATTCCAGATGCGCCTCACGAAGTTTTATTGGTTTTAGATGGTTCAACTGGTCAGAATGCTTTTGAACAAGCCAAACAATTTACACAAGCGACTGAAGTGTCTTTATTAGCGGTAACTAAATTAGATGGTACTGCAAAAGGTGGAGTAGTAATTGGTATTTCAGACCAATTCAAAATTCCAGTGAAATACATTGGAGTAGGAGAAGGTATAAATGATTTACAAGCCTTCAATAAAATGGAGTTTGTAGATTCTTTCTTTAAACGAGTACAATAAGTAATTTTTACTTTAATATAGTTAAGCTTCTCAGTTTTGAGGAGCTTTTTTTATTTTTTAAAAATTTAATGTTGAGCTATAACATTATGGAGCAATATTATAAGGATTAAAACGTTTAAAAATTTTATATAGCAAAATATATTTCAATTTTAAATTAAGTGGTAATGAATTTTTACTGAGATTAATTTAAGTAAGGATACAGTTCAAGTCCTTGCTTGAAACAAATAAAACTATATTTAATCCATAATGAAAGGATTTTTTTTATTGCTACTTTTTATTTTGAATTCTGTTGTAGCTTTTGCTCATAAAGAAAAATGGGATGAGAATAAAGTGGAATGGTCACCATTGATGATCGCTATCTATAATAGTAATAACGATAAGGTAAGAGAATTTATAGGTCAAAATACGAATATAAATTTTATAACTTCAGGGAAACATAGTAATTGGCGATTAACTGCATTAGATGTAGCAATTTATATAGATAACGAATATGCAGCTGAATTACTTTTATTAACAAATAAAATTTCTAAACCAGAAAGATTTTTAATGACCGCTAGCAAACAACAAAGTACCAATACGGTATTACTTCTTTTAAAATATGGAGCCAATCCCAACGAAACTTTATCCAATGGCTTATTCTGTATTAATGAACGCAGCAAGTTTTGGCTCTGTAGAAATTGTAGAATGTTTATTAAATAATGGAGCTAAGGTTAATCAGAAAAGGGATGTTGATGGAATAACTCCTTTGATGTTTGCAACGATTAATGGCGATGTGAAAAAAGTGAAATTTTTACTAGCGTATGGTGCTGATAAGTATTCTAAAGATATATAGCATTGAATTATGTAGATCGTATTCCCGATAGATTACAAATTAGTAATTCTACAAAAAACGAATTA from Faecalibacter sp. LW9 encodes:
- a CDS encoding M1 family metallopeptidase, with the translated sequence MKKILLLLGLLSLPLSAQVLSQKQEFTKQDTLRGTNTHYRDWWDVKHYKISVEPDFKTKSIKGHTTITFDAVKKSETNELQIDLQAPMQITSVQFNGKKIKAWTTDGHVVFIPVGPKVKAQGNQLTLGFDGIPKEAKNPPWDGGWIFRKDEKGREWMSVACQGLGASVWYPNKDYLGDEPDHGMELEIITPKDLVGVGNGRLISQKPKGDKMIYTWKVTNPINNYNIIPYIGKYVNFKDTYQGEKGALDLDYYVLDYNVEKAKVQFEQAKSMLTSFEHWFGPYPFYEDSFKMIESPHLGMEHQSGIAYGNRFENGYLGNDLSNTGWGLKWDFIIIHEAGHEWFGNNITNKDVADMWIHEGFTSYSESLYTESLFGKQAGSDYVIGTRYSIANEKPLIGIYGVNHEGPTDMYNKGANMIHTFRTWLNDDVKFREILRGMNKTFYHQTVTTKQIEDYLAQQSGLDLKLFFDQYLRTPRIPLLEIKQEGKDILYRYNYVVDGFNMPVRLVGDQITLYPTQEWKVLKEGKFKSSFDVEVNPNYYIDTFVIK
- the lnt gene encoding apolipoprotein N-acyltransferase, with the protein product MKKYVAYAIASGLLLSAGWSSYGFPLLLFFGFVPLMLAEHQITQRAQYKKKARKVFGLSLLSFLIWNAIVIWWLHYAQQADANGDFHNSWVSYIGPVIANSLLMSGCFMLYHFVKRKAGNLYGLIFLPAVWMSFEKMHLNWELAWPWFNLGNGFARFYEWVQWYEFTGTFGGTLWIWLVNITAFYYITAYINKKEMKYVNKLGMYVLPMILVPIGISYIMYATYEEKGEPLHALVLQPNLDPYTEKYEKDGLQIYDEVKQLAIQNIKPETQFVVAPETSIPGSSYLVFDNMYKDLIVQDIRQWTGMKKDLNFVFGASVIRFYPTPSLASETASVMPDGITWYDSFNSALQVNGNDSISIYHKSKLVVGVENFPYRSILMPIIGEFMLNFGGTTKTLGVQPTRSVFNNKTNDASVAPIICYESIFGEYVTDYVRAGANVLFTMTNDSWWGYTDGHRQLLLYGNLRAIENRRAIVRSANSGVSAFVNQRGDIMKSIPYGEQGALNGTVLMNSELTFYSKYGDYLARIALLVMGIILAYTFAQKLLYQKNTKKNKK
- the rpmB gene encoding 50S ribosomal protein L28, coding for MSKICQITGKKRLVGNNVSHANNKTKRTFEVNLFSKRFFMPEAGEWITLKVSAHGLKIINKLGVDEAVRRARKEGLIK
- the rpmG gene encoding 50S ribosomal protein L33, whose product is MAKKGNRVQVILECTEHKESGMPGMSRYITTKNKKNTPDRIELKKFNPVLKKYTVHKEIK
- a CDS encoding DUF4295 domain-containing protein encodes the protein MAKKTVATLQTGSKKMTKVIKMVKSPKTGAYVFVEKVVNADEADSFFAK
- the ftsY gene encoding signal recognition particle-docking protein FtsY, with the protein product MSWFKKILGKESKEKLDEGLEKSSSSFFDKISRAVVGKSKVDDEVLDDLEEVLISSDVGVETTIKVIRRIEERVARDKYVSTSELDKILREEIAGLLSENNVEDSNGFAIPKKNVPYVIMVVGVNGVGKTTTIGKLASQFKSQGLKVVLGAADTFRAAAVDQLVIWSERADVPIVKQAMGSDPASVAFDTIQSAVAQNADVVLIDTAGRLHNKINLMNELSKIKRVMQKVIPDAPHEVLLVLDGSTGQNAFEQAKQFTQATEVSLLAVTKLDGTAKGGVVIGISDQFKIPVKYIGVGEGINDLQAFNKMEFVDSFFKRVQ
- a CDS encoding ankyrin repeat domain-containing protein, which translates into the protein MKGFFLLLLFILNSVVAFAHKEKWDENKVEWSPLMIAIYNSNNDKVREFIGQNTNINFITSGKHSNWRLTALDVAIYIDNEYAAELLLLTNKISKPERFLMTASKQQSTNTVLLLLKYGANPNETLSNGLFCINERSKFWLCRNCRMFIK
- a CDS encoding ankyrin repeat domain-containing protein gives rise to the protein MNAASFGSVEIVECLLNNGAKVNQKRDVDGITPLMFATINGDVKKVKFLLAYGADKYSKDI